A genomic segment from Thermus sp. LT1-2-5 encodes:
- a CDS encoding thiolase family protein: MGEVFIVSAARTPIGKFGGALKDLSPVELGAHAMKAALERAGVEGKELDLYVFGNVLRAGHGQLLPRQAALKAGIPKEVDGYQVDMVCASGMMATLNAFQFLRTGEAHLVLAGGMESMSQAGFYLSHRARWGYKFLLGAPESLQDILLRDGLSDPFTGEAMGEQAERLAQDYGVSRAEIDEAAYLSHRRAAEATEKGLFAFEIAPIEVLGKKGTVVVDQDEGIRPETTLESLAALKPAFRKDGVLTAGNSSQISDGAAALLLASEEAVKAHGLKPLAKVLGGAWAAGEPWRFPEAPIPAARRLLDRLGMRVEDFGLFENNEAFALNNVLFSRLLKVPYERLNVLGGAVALGHPIGASGARILVTLLNALRVKGEARGLAAICHGTGGSVAFALELV; encoded by the coding sequence ATGGGAGAGGTCTTTATCGTTTCCGCCGCCCGTACCCCCATCGGCAAGTTCGGGGGGGCGCTCAAGGACCTAAGCCCGGTGGAGCTCGGGGCCCACGCCATGAAGGCGGCCTTGGAGCGGGCTGGGGTGGAGGGGAAGGAGCTGGACCTTTACGTTTTCGGCAACGTGCTCCGGGCGGGGCACGGGCAACTCCTGCCGAGGCAGGCCGCCCTCAAGGCGGGCATCCCCAAGGAGGTGGACGGCTACCAGGTGGACATGGTCTGCGCCTCGGGGATGATGGCGACCCTAAACGCCTTCCAGTTCCTGCGCACGGGGGAGGCCCATTTGGTCCTGGCGGGGGGGATGGAGTCCATGAGCCAGGCGGGGTTCTACCTCTCCCACCGGGCACGGTGGGGGTACAAGTTCCTCCTGGGCGCGCCGGAGAGCCTCCAAGACATCCTCCTCCGGGACGGGCTATCCGACCCCTTCACCGGGGAAGCCATGGGGGAGCAGGCGGAAAGGCTAGCCCAGGATTACGGGGTGAGCCGGGCAGAGATAGACGAGGCTGCCTACCTCTCCCACAGGCGGGCCGCCGAGGCCACGGAGAAGGGCCTTTTCGCCTTTGAGATCGCGCCCATTGAGGTTCTGGGGAAGAAGGGGACGGTGGTGGTGGACCAGGACGAGGGCATCCGGCCCGAAACCACCCTGGAGTCCTTGGCGGCGCTAAAGCCTGCCTTCCGCAAGGACGGGGTCCTCACCGCCGGCAACAGCAGCCAGATCTCTGACGGGGCGGCGGCCCTCCTCCTCGCCTCGGAGGAGGCGGTGAAGGCTCACGGCCTTAAGCCCTTGGCCAAGGTCTTGGGTGGGGCGTGGGCGGCGGGGGAGCCCTGGCGCTTTCCCGAGGCCCCCATCCCCGCGGCCAGAAGGCTTCTGGACCGCCTGGGGATGCGGGTGGAGGACTTCGGCCTCTTCGAGAACAACGAAGCCTTCGCCCTGAACAACGTCCTCTTTAGCCGCCTTCTGAAGGTGCCCTACGAGCGGCTCAACGTCCTCGGGGGGGCGGTGGCCTTGGGCCACCCCATTGGGGCGAGCGGGGCCAGGATCCTGGTCACCCTCCTGAACGCCCTGAGGGTGAAGGGGGAGGCGAGGGGCCTCGCCGCCATCTGCCACGGCACTGGGGGGTCGGTGGCCTTCGCCTTGGAGCTCGTCTAG
- a CDS encoding GspH/FimT family protein, producing MRRSGFTFLETLAALALLGLIGAIFSLEGRAWFLAQKERAALAELQAFLQRARTEAVTRGAMVAVVQEAGELTACLDRNGDGRCANEPVLTRYRPEVHSASVELVSGFQPGLRYNALGRPYTGARLVLRLGERRTTLCLTLGGRIRVVSGTRCYPSSEEG from the coding sequence GTGCGCCGTAGCGGCTTCACCTTCCTGGAAACCCTAGCAGCCCTAGCCCTCCTGGGCCTTATAGGAGCTATTTTCAGCCTAGAAGGAAGGGCCTGGTTTCTAGCCCAAAAGGAACGGGCAGCCCTGGCAGAGCTCCAAGCCTTCCTGCAAAGAGCCCGCACGGAGGCCGTGACCCGCGGGGCCATGGTGGCGGTGGTACAGGAGGCGGGAGAGCTTACCGCCTGCCTGGACAGAAATGGGGATGGCCGCTGCGCCAACGAACCCGTCCTCACCCGCTATCGCCCCGAGGTCCACAGCGCCTCTGTGGAGCTCGTAAGCGGCTTCCAACCAGGGCTACGCTACAACGCCCTGGGCCGCCCCTACACGGGGGCTCGACTCGTTCTCCGTCTCGGGGAAAGGAGGACTACCCTGTGCCTCACCTTAGGCGGACGGATCCGGGTAGTTTCCGGAACACGTTGTTACCCTTCCAGCGAAGAAGGATGA
- a CDS encoding prepilin-type N-terminal cleavage/methylation domain-containing protein produces the protein MIWPKHETLKGQVAESSRFTVEGLRHSARGAPKGFTLLEALLALSILGIVLLAYIGLQATSLKALQGGQATQALAREAENFLVYLRANPTAIPGRCREDIPLGPARAACTFVPCRAEADGSLACAGVNPKEAQAFQILLEVPRERPRLRLETVVYQP, from the coding sequence ATGATTTGGCCGAAGCATGAAACCCTTAAAGGTCAGGTAGCGGAGTCCAGCCGTTTCACGGTTGAAGGCCTTAGGCACTCAGCTAGGGGTGCCCCTAAAGGGTTCACCCTCCTCGAGGCCCTCCTGGCCTTAAGCATTTTGGGAATTGTCCTCCTGGCCTACATCGGTCTTCAGGCAACGAGCCTCAAGGCGCTCCAGGGGGGACAGGCTACCCAGGCCTTGGCCCGGGAGGCGGAAAATTTCCTGGTTTACCTGCGGGCCAACCCCACCGCCATCCCCGGGCGTTGCCGGGAGGACATCCCCTTGGGTCCCGCCCGGGCCGCCTGCACCTTCGTCCCCTGCCGGGCGGAGGCGGACGGGTCCCTCGCCTGCGCGGGGGTGAACCCCAAGGAAGCTCAAGCCTTCCAGATCCTCCTGGAGGTCCCTAGGGAAAGGCCCCGCCTACGGCTGGAAACGGTGGTGTACCAGCCATGA
- a CDS encoding prepilin-type N-terminal cleavage/methylation domain-containing protein, protein MRQGGLTLLELLLSLAILGLLLGAVLAFTQSTARLERHGRALAQLNGELSLTALVLSREASLAGYRLGEGTALELSPGVEGDRLILRFFCDTGMELYCSRTNMNGVRTVGYRLSQGTLYWGACRGSCEPSLVHPVMDEVEVFRVAYRTDAWQRGSLSVEQTPQGASPKVAMLALYLLARSPIRTKASPFTPGSTVDWGQTPDLDRELLLRDHTPPPDGHPRAERLVVVHTPNLWR, encoded by the coding sequence ATGAGGCAAGGTGGCCTCACCCTTCTGGAACTCCTCCTGAGCCTGGCGATTCTAGGCCTCCTCCTGGGGGCGGTGCTGGCCTTTACCCAGTCCACCGCTCGCCTGGAGCGCCACGGGCGGGCCCTGGCCCAGCTGAACGGGGAGCTTTCCCTCACCGCCTTGGTCCTTTCCCGGGAAGCCTCCCTGGCCGGCTACCGCTTGGGAGAGGGCACCGCTTTGGAGCTAAGCCCCGGCGTGGAAGGAGACCGCCTCATCCTCCGCTTCTTCTGCGATACGGGCATGGAACTCTACTGCTCCCGCACCAACATGAACGGGGTGCGCACCGTGGGCTACCGCCTAAGCCAAGGCACCCTCTACTGGGGCGCCTGCCGAGGTAGCTGCGAGCCCAGCCTCGTCCACCCGGTTATGGACGAGGTAGAGGTTTTCCGGGTCGCCTACCGAACAGACGCCTGGCAACGGGGAAGCCTCTCCGTAGAACAAACCCCGCAAGGGGCTAGTCCCAAGGTGGCCATGCTCGCCCTTTACCTCCTCGCCCGCTCCCCCATCCGCACCAAGGCCTCCCCCTTCACCCCGGGGAGCACCGTGGACTGGGGACAAACCCCAGACCTAGATCGGGAACTTCTCCTCCGGGACCACACCCCACCCCCGGACGGCCACCCCCGAGCCGAGCGCCTGGTGGTGGTACACACCCCCAACCTCTGGAGGTGA